AGAACGGCGGCACCTGCTTGGCCCGGTTCACCTCGCTGCGGAACCGCCGCCGGAAGTCCGGCTCGGCCGCCAGGTCGGTGCGGATCACCTTGACCGCGACCTGCCGCCCCTCCTCGTCCTCCGCGAGGTAGACCGTGCCCATGCCGCCCTCGCCGAGCCGGCCCTTGATCTGGTACTTGCCCAGCTCAGTAGGGTCGAGCGAGTGCAGCGGCGAGATCTTGGCACCGCGCGAGACGTCCGCCGCGCCCTCGTCCGGCGCAACTCGAGGCGATTTCACTCGGCACAAGTTACTAGGTGACCCGATCCGCGGGACGCGCCCACCGCCCCTTTCCGACCACTATCGACAGATGCGTCACAGCCGGCAACCGAACGGGTGACGAGGCGCGTCTCATACCCCGGCCTTTCGGTGATCCGGCGTACGGGCCGGCCCGGGTGGGTAGCTGGTCCGGCGGCAAAGATCCGGTTCGGCACCAGGGCGGACGTCATGGGAACAGTGGTGGCGCTGCTGATACTGGCGGCCGTGCTCGCGTTCGCGGTGATCCGGCCGCGCGGCCTCCCCGAGGCGGCCGCGGCCGTGCCCGCCGCGCTGCTGGTCGTGCTCCTGGGCATGGTGGAACCGGCGGAGGCGTGGGACGAGATCGTCGAGCTCGCCCCGACCGTGGCGTTCCTGGCCGCCGTGCTGGTGCTGTCCGCGCTCGCGGACGAGGCCGGCGTCTTCACCTGGGCCGGTCGGCTCGCCACCGCCCGCGGCGCCGGCTCACCACGCCGCCTGCTCGGCATCGTCTTCGTGCTCGCGTCTCTGGTCACGGCCGTGCTCAGCCTGGACGCCACCGTGGTGCTGCTGACCCCGGTGGTGCTGCGCGCCGCCCGTGCGATGCGCGCGCCGACCACGCCGCACGTCTACGCCTGCGCCCATCTGGCCAACTCGGCGTCGCTGCTGCTGCCGGTCTCCAACCTGACCAACCTGCTCGCGTTCGCCGCCAGCGGCCTCACCTTCGCCGGCTTCGCCGCGCTGATGACCCTGCCCTGGCTCACCGTCATCGCCGCCGAGTACCTGATCTTCCGGCTCTTCTTCCGCGCCGACCTGCGCATCCCTACCCCGGACCGGACCACGGCACCCGCAGCGGCACCCGCCGCACCGGGAGCGGCGTCCGGCTCACCGGCCGCACCGGGAGCGGCACCCGCCGCATCGGCCGCACCGGGACGGGCGTCCGGCGCGCCGGAGCCGCCCGCCGCGCCGGCGGATCCCGGCGTACCGCGGACGGCTCTGGGTGTGCTGGCCGCGACGCTGGCCGGGTTCCCGCTCGGCGAACTGGCCGGTGTGCATCCCGCGTGGGTGGCCACGCTCGGCGCGCTGGTGCTGGCCGTGCCGAGGCTGTGGCGGGCGCCCGGCGCGGGGTCCCGGCGGCTGCTGCGGGCCGTACACCCGGCGTTCCTGCTGTTCGTGCCCGCGCTCGGCGTGGTCGTGCTGGCCGTGCGCGACTCCGGCTTCGGCGCGCTGGTCGGGCACCTGGTGCCGGAGCAGGCCACGCTGCCCGGCCTGCTCGCCGCGGCCACGCTCGCCGCGGTGCTGGCGAACCTGCTCAACAACCTGCCGGCCACGCTGATGCTGGTGCCGCTGACCGCCGGGAACCCGGGCCTCACGCTCGCGGTGTTGCTCGGCGTGAACCTCGGCCCGAATCTCACCTACGTCGGCTCGCTCGCCACGCTGCTCTGGCGGCAGATCCTGCACGCCCACGACCACGCGCCCGGCAACCGCCGCTTCACCCGCCTCGGCGCGATCACCGTGCCGGTCACGCTGGTGACCGGCACCCTCACGCTCTGGCTCGCGCTCCGCCTGTTCGGCTAGTTGTCCTTGCCGTTCCACTCGCAGCCGGCGACGCCGCCGGACGCCTCGCCGGCCTTCGCGGTGTCCACCGAGGTGCCGTCGATGAAGATCTCGCAGGTCAGGTCCGCCGCCTCGGTGGTGGACATGGCGATCAGCGAGACGTGGAACACCTCGTCGACCGGGACGACGACCTTCTGCCACGGCAGCGTGGTGGCCTTCTCCTCGGTGTTCGCCGTGCCGATCAGGTACGAGACGTCCGCCGTGCTGTGCCCGCCGGTCACCCGGAGGGTGATCCCCTTCTTCGCCGGGACGTCGGTGGCCGATCCGCCCGCGCCGCCGGCCGTGGTGGCCGTCACCGGGACGGTGCTGTTCGTGGGGGAGGTGTTCGTTCCGGACGCGGCGGCGTCCGTGCCGGATGAGCCGCAGGCGGCGGTGGCGAGCGCAAGCAGCGCGGTGGCGGCGACGAGGGGCAGACGACGGTTGCGGTTCACGCGAGTCGCTTTCTCTGGAGGGTCTCTCGGGGGTTGCCTATAGCGTGACCGATTCGCCGAGTGAATCCACATTTCTACGTATGTGTTCCCGACCATAGTGTCGGCCGTCCGATTGACCGGGCTCCCTACTCTGCGGGTCAGAACGACGACACGACGGGGGAGACCGATGCGGCGAACGGTGGCGGTCGTCCTGGCGGCAGCGGTGACCATGCCGATGCTGGCCGGGTGCAGCACGGTGAGCACGGAGTCGGACCAGGTGGCGCTGCACTACAACGCGGGCTCGTTCTCGAGCACCACCTACCAGGAGTGCGTGACCCAGAACAACCGCACGTGGGACGGGCTCGGCGAGAAGTACTACAAGTACCCGGCCGGCCAGCGGAACTTCGACTTCATGGGCGGCGACGACGCGGAGAGCAACCCGTTCACCGTCGTCTCCAAGGACAACCAGGAGCTGACCGTGTCCGGCGGGCTGACCTTCCACCTGGACACGTCGTGTGACCCGGACGGCGGCATGCTGCGCGAGTTCCACGAGGAGATCGGCCTCAAGTTCCAGCCGACGATGGACGACGACGGTCAGACCACCGACCGGTGGCTGGAGATGCTGCGGTTCTACATCGGACAGCCGCTGAACAAGGCGCTGGCCACCGAGGCGCAGAAGTACGACTGGCTCGCGCTCTACAACGACCCGGCCACCCGCGCGCAGTTCGAGGCCGCGATCAACACGAACCTGGGCAACGCGGTGATGGCGACCACCGGCGGCAAGGCGTACTTCACCCAGTTCAACCTGACGCTGCAGAAGCCGGCGCCGCGCAAGGAACTGGTCGACGGGCTCGCCGCGGTCCAGGTGGCGATCACCGAGCGGCAGGCGATCAAGGAGCAGAACGCGACCGTCGACGAGAAGCTCAAGCAGATCGAGAAGCTCGTCGAGGTGCTCGGCCCGGACGGGTACGTGCTCTACGACGCGATGCAGCGCTGCCTCACCGGCGAGGCGCCCAAGGGCTGTCCCCAGTTCCTGGCGCTGCCCCAGGGCGGCAGCGTGGACGTCCCGGTCCCGGCGAGCAGCTGACCGCGTTTCCCTTCAGCCGGGACGCCCGGCGCCGATACTGCTGACGCGCCGCTCACGGACGAGCGGCGGGGCGAGCCCGGGGATCCACGGGCTCGCCCGTTCGCTCTTTGACGCACGGAGGCGGCGATGGCGGGGCGGTGGAGAACGAGGCTGGCCACGGCCGCGCTGGCGGTGGTGGCCGCCGCGGTCCCGGTGGTCACGCCGAAGCTGACCAGCGTGGCCACGCCGCAGGGCGCGGCCGGCGCGCGGGCCATGTGGCTGTGGAGCCGCGCCGAGGCGGCCGAGGTCGTGCCGTGGGCGGCGGCCCGCGGCGTCCGGGAGATCTTCGCGTACGTGGAGACGGACGTCGCCCGCACGCCGCAGCTCGCCCGCCTGAAGGAGATCAGGAAGCGGGCCGCCGCGGTCGGCATCCGGCTCGTCGCGCTGAACGGCGACCCGGCCTGGATCGCCGACCCGGCCCAGGCCGTCGCGTGGCGCACGGCGGTCACCGCCACCGGCCTCTTCGCCGGCCTGCACGTCGACGTGGAACCGCACGTGCTCCCCAGCTGGGAGGGCAACCGCGCGACGCTCGGCGCCCGCTATCTGTCCATGCTGGACAGGCTGCGGTCCGGCGCCACGCTGCCGATCGAGGCGGACGTGGCGTTCTGGTACGGCGAGGTGACCGTCACCGGCGGGCGGAACCTGGCCGCCGAGACGCTCAAGCGCGTCGACGCGGTCACCGTGATGAGCTACCGCGACACCGCGGTCGGACCCAACTCGATGTACGAGATCAGCCGTGACTGGCTCGGCCGCGGCGCGAAGGCGGGCAAGAAGGTCCGCCTCGGCGCGGAGACGGCGGTGCTGGCGGACTGCGCGCACTGCAGCTTCGCGGAGGAGGGGGCGACCGTGCTGGGGACGCAGCTGTCCGCACTGGACCGCGCGGCCGCCCGGGACCGCGCCTACAACGGCATCTCCATCCAGCACTACTCCTCGTGGCGCGAGCTCCGCGCGTGACGTTGACGGAGGCATGAGGCTAGCCTCCTAGGAAGGAATGGGGCGGTGCGG
This genomic window from Catenuloplanes niger contains:
- a CDS encoding SLC13 family permease, which produces MGTVVALLILAAVLAFAVIRPRGLPEAAAAVPAALLVVLLGMVEPAEAWDEIVELAPTVAFLAAVLVLSALADEAGVFTWAGRLATARGAGSPRRLLGIVFVLASLVTAVLSLDATVVLLTPVVLRAARAMRAPTTPHVYACAHLANSASLLLPVSNLTNLLAFAASGLTFAGFAALMTLPWLTVIAAEYLIFRLFFRADLRIPTPDRTTAPAAAPAAPGAASGSPAAPGAAPAASAAPGRASGAPEPPAAPADPGVPRTALGVLAATLAGFPLGELAGVHPAWVATLGALVLAVPRLWRAPGAGSRRLLRAVHPAFLLFVPALGVVVLAVRDSGFGALVGHLVPEQATLPGLLAAATLAAVLANLLNNLPATLMLVPLTAGNPGLTLAVLLGVNLGPNLTYVGSLATLLWRQILHAHDHAPGNRRFTRLGAITVPVTLVTGTLTLWLALRLFG
- a CDS encoding SPFH domain-containing protein encodes the protein MRRTVAVVLAAAVTMPMLAGCSTVSTESDQVALHYNAGSFSSTTYQECVTQNNRTWDGLGEKYYKYPAGQRNFDFMGGDDAESNPFTVVSKDNQELTVSGGLTFHLDTSCDPDGGMLREFHEEIGLKFQPTMDDDGQTTDRWLEMLRFYIGQPLNKALATEAQKYDWLALYNDPATRAQFEAAINTNLGNAVMATTGGKAYFTQFNLTLQKPAPRKELVDGLAAVQVAITERQAIKEQNATVDEKLKQIEKLVEVLGPDGYVLYDAMQRCLTGEAPKGCPQFLALPQGGSVDVPVPASS